TTAAAAATGGGAATTGGTAATATTTTCCACGCTTTTCAGCCTAAAGATAAAATCTTCTTCGTGCTTTTCGAAAAAGTAACTGAAAATCTAGTAGCAATGTCTGAAGAGTTCAACAACGGGGTGAAAGATTTTGACCTTAATGACGACTCTATGTTGAAGAAAATGAGCGACTACGAACACAAAAATGATGAGCTTACGCACGAAATCTTTATTGAGCTTGGAAAAAACTTTATAACTCCTTTTGACCGTGAAGATATTCACACTTTGGCCACAGGTTTAGATGATATCGCAGATTATATCTACGCTTCAACAAAATATATTTTCTTATATAAATCGCCTTTAATGAAGGCATATGCAGACTTCTCATTGTTGATTCATAAAGCATGTCTTGAAATTCAGAATGCAATGAAAAACCTGAAAGGATTCAAAAATATGGATCAGGTGAAAGAAGCTTGTATCAAAGTAAACTCTATTGAGAATATTGCTGACGACTTACTTTCCAATTCAATGGTAGAATTGTTTGAAACAAACGACGCTATCAATATCATCAAAGTTTCATCTGTACTTAATTATCTTGAAATAGTAACCGACAAAGCTGAAGATGTAGCTAATACTATTGAAAACATTATGATCAAATACGCATAAACAATATAACAAAAAATGGAATTTCCGATTTTACTTACGGTTATTATTGCTTTAGC
The sequence above is drawn from the Chryseobacterium daecheongense genome and encodes:
- a CDS encoding DUF47 family protein — translated: MGIGNIFHAFQPKDKIFFVLFEKVTENLVAMSEEFNNGVKDFDLNDDSMLKKMSDYEHKNDELTHEIFIELGKNFITPFDREDIHTLATGLDDIADYIYASTKYIFLYKSPLMKAYADFSLLIHKACLEIQNAMKNLKGFKNMDQVKEACIKVNSIENIADDLLSNSMVELFETNDAINIIKVSSVLNYLEIVTDKAEDVANTIENIMIKYA